Genomic window (Oryza sativa Japonica Group chromosome 3, ASM3414082v1):
GTAGGATAATGATGGTGCAAGTGTCAGGTATCACCATGTTGACATTCCATACTATTATTTATGTGAGCAGCTATTGAAGAGGCTTAGATTTTATCAAGTTGCTCAGATGGTTGGAATGAGTATAGACAGATTTCTAATTGGAGCATTAGTAGAATGATGGCGTCCTGCAAGATGTGAGTTGTCTATGGGCTTATCAATTTAAGTTGAGCCTATCATAGGCAAGTCAGAGGGTCCATCGATTGATGAAATTGAGACCTTACAAGGAATTACTCCAGTAAAACATGTGATGAAGCAAAAAAAAGCGAAAGGCAGCTGATGGTGACTTGGAAGTTACGGGATGATGACATGTTCTAACTACTCCAtcagcttaaaaaaattacgggATCAGTTCAAGTTGATGCCAGATAATGCAATGAAAAAAGGCAAATTGAGCATTACACTAGAGCATTCATTTTGGATATTCTTGGATCATTGGTTTCTGACCTAGTAAAAGATATGTTTTCTCCCAGTACCACGAATCTGAGCAAATGATTATCCGATTCGTTATACCGAAAGGGGTCAGTATAATCCTCAGCTCCTATGGAGACGGGATGTCACAGGCCACAGGGCGCAGGCTTTAGGTGACCGCGAGGCAAACTTCTTCTGTTACTGTCTTTATATtccctttgtttttctttatgtttttttttgcggggatgtTTTTATTTATGTTAATTTATCTCAAATTAAAATggcaataaataaatatatcttTTCTCTTGTTTGACAAATTATCTGTATGCTCTAGTGTTGCATCTTCATTTTGTTGAGGTACTTTTCATTTTCCAATGCTTGCTTGTATGTTTGAAAAGAGTTTCTAAGCTGTCATGCTGGCCGTCGTTATAATGCCATTGAGAGAGCACTGTTTGATAACCATGTACCTGCTGCGTCGGCCAAGTAGCCGTTCTCCCACGTCTCCGGCGGCGCGTCCGTGGCGCCGATCGCCGCCATGAGCGGCAGCAGGTAGCTGACGGCGAtgagcaccaccgccaccgcgagcGCCCGCGGGAACGTCCGCTCCGGCCGCTCCACCTCGCCGGCCATGGTGCTCGCGCTGTCCCAGTAGTTGAGGTTCCAGAAGAGCGTGTTGAAGAAGAGCCTCCagtctctcttcctccccttcacccgcgccgcccaccgccgcggccgcgtcctcggcgccgccatcgccgtcatcAGCACGAACGGCGCCAGCGACACGAACCCCAGGGCGACGGCGCCCCACCCCACAATGCTGAGGCCGGTCAGGttgaggaaggagaggaagacgGTCATGCCGAGCACCGTGCCCGTGCGCGCCCTGCTGCccgggacggcgacggccggtGCGACGCGGCCGAGGTAGTCGGCGACGAGGGCCGGGAACGCGGCGAGGTTGATGACGCAGCTGAGGTACTTCCACGTGCCGAGCAGGGAGCCGGCGAGCGGGCCGAACGCGCGGTCGGCCCAGACGACGAATCCGCCGTTCCccgggagcgcggcggcgagctcggcggtgacgagCGACACCGGGACGCCCCACGCGAAGGGGAAGGCGAGGAAGCCGAGCAGCGCGAACAGCGGGCCCGCCGCGCGGACCGCCCGCTCGGCGCCGTAcgggccgccggccacctcgaAGTAGATGAGGAAGACCAGCGGCAGCAGCGTTAGCTTGCTCCGGTGGTGGCGCTCGGcagtcgcgccgccgccgccgccctggccATGCACGGCGGCAGCTGCTTGGTGATCTTGCCGTTCATCATCTTGTGGCGGCATCGCCGCGGTGGCGCCATGCTCTTCTTGTTGTTGCTCTCGCTGCGATGGTCTCTGGTTCAGTTGGATTTCTTGGTCCATGGCGATCGAgtgagcttaattaattatactagCTAAGTAACACAAGTGCAAGCTAGTTAGTGTGTTCCCAGTGCCCTGCATTCTTGTACGCATCGTGCGTATATAACCTGGTTGATTAAGGTGGAAAGTATTTTTCTGCACCCGGGTGCAATAGCACTCAAGTGGAGAGACGTCAGATTCGCATTAGGATCCATGCGTACACCTGAACATACATTAGTATTTCCCATGTTAAACAGGATCACATATTTGTAAAATGATGCATCATACATATGTACAACTAACCCGGCCCTGTCGTGTCAATTTAGTGGCCTAGAACGAAGTTAGAAAAATGGGCCCTTTAATAAGATGACGTGGCCAgaagggcggcggaggcgaataGGCGATAGCACGAAAGGAAGCCAAAATGATGGAAATTTCTTCACGTAGGTGTGTCTCTTTCTCTCCTGGGCTAATAGGCTTCCTAATTTCTATGGGCTATTATATACAGCATATATGGGGTTGGGCCCCTTCACTTTGTGGGCCCTGTGCGGTGGCATAGCTcaaccccctccccctcctctcctgtgGCCGGGCCTGCAACTAACTATTGTATGAGTGAACATACTATTAGGTTGGCTGTAGATGATATGTGTTAACTTTTAAAGATATTAGTTgacaatattattaaacttgctctaatattattaaacttgcttttaGACTGACTGTAAAAGTTTAATGTAAGAAACTACATGAGCTTATGGAATTATATTCCTTCTTGCATACAGACTTCGTGGGTACACAAGTCTATATATGGTTAGTAACTTTGCACGTGGTTCGGTACAGATGACATGTGTCAGAACGTGCAACTATCGATCAGCCTACTCTATGGCTGTCTAACTGTTCACTGCAGATGTTGGGGCGGCAAAACAAaatgagaagaaaagagaaagatgtatgaaaaaataaaaccatTACCCTAATCATGCGATAAGACTGAGCTTAGTGACCTTCTTGCCAACTTATTATAGCTAGTACTTTTTAATTTATATACTCTTTTCTTAAGTGGTGTCAAGTGTAAAAGTGAACATTTTTCTTCACTTCTTTTGCTATATAGAgttcatttcttcttttttttcaattggTATATACATATTATTTCCGATGGAGGTTCATATCTTTGTCCTAAGATATAGGACCTAATATCGTACAAATATTAGGCTAGTACATATGTATCAAACCTTATACCTACATGTATTAGTCTGATATCAACGGGTATCAGGGCTACTAAGTCTTGTATTGATTGGTATTAGACTTGGTACCAATTGGTATCACATAGGTACCGACGGGTATCAGGAGTAGTAACTCTGGTATCGACGAGTATCAGACCCGATATCGACATGGTACTAATAAGGGTAACAAGTTTGTACTGACCAATATACTCTACCTAGTACCGATCGGTATTAGCTTAGTACCGATGGGTATCAGGAGTACCATGTGTAGCATCGATGGGTATTAGACCTAGGGCCTGTTTGtcacagctccaactccagctccacctcttctggagctggagctcagccaaacagtttcagctccacctaaaatgggagtGGGCTTGGGTGGAggtctctcacaaaatgaactagagagatgGAGTTAGGTTTAGGTAGCTCTACAACTCCACTttagacccaactcctggagataaatttaggagttagagctctaccaaacaggccccTAATACCGGCCTGGTACCAATAGAGGGTACAAAGAGTGGTACTAAACGTTATCGGACCTAGTGCTGATTAGTATAGTCTTGGTATCGATATGTATCAGGGGATGATGTCTGATGCCGACTAGTATCGCTCGACACGAGTACCATTTGGAAGGTATATATGTGATGATACTTTTAAGCATCAATTAAGTATCATAGACATGTACTGGTCAAGACTATGAATATATGTGTGGTGAGAACTTGATAATGAGAAAAGAGCTAGATGGAACAACCGAACTAGCCCAGCCGAATGGAGTCGAAACCTCCCACCCTTTGGTCTCTAGAACCAACCAAACTTGACTAGTAGGTTCAGCCCGATAAATACATATCAAGATGGCTTGACACATAATGGATGCATATGGCGTGTGTCAGGCGCTCACGTGTCGGGAGTTGCGTGCTCGCATGGAGTGGGAGAGTGAGTGGACGCATGAGCATTTGAAATGGGGGGTTATACCATTACGGCGGTATAATAGTTGTGCCCTTATAGAAATAGTTTTGCATCCATTACGATTTGGTCTCCGATCAGGTATTAAGATGATCTATCTTAAAGTCGGTGCAAATGCcctgcgaaaaaaaaaagaaaaaaaaagaaaaatcggtGCAAATGGACAGCATCTGAATTTAGATTCTTAACCTCTTATTTTAGCTGTTCATTTCATATACACAATACGTGCATAAGATCATTTCATTTCTTTTGGCTAGTATGTGTTCATAGGTGATATAAagagagattttctttttttttttttacctctcgTCGCCATTAACGGCGGCAAGCGGGAGGTCGACCTCGTGTGCCCACTCGACGCACCTCGTCTCGAAATGGTGGCTCCTCACCTGGTTGGGAAGGTAGGTCAACCAGGCCTTGAGCCCCACGCGCCACGGCAGCGTTCTCccctccgcctccctccccaccctCCACGTCACCTCCTCGggcagctcgtcgccggccaccaccaGCCCCCGCATCTTGCTGAACGCCCTGCCCGGCCCGCCgtaccgccgccgcatcccgttGCGCGGGTCACCGGCGCcgccattgttgttgttgttgtcgccgcgccacgccgagaTCTCCGTGCCGGTGGC
Coding sequences:
- the LOC4332952 gene encoding probable polyamine transporter At3g13620 codes for the protein MDQEIQLNQRPSQREQQQEEHGATAAMPPQDDERQDHQAAAAVHGQGGGGGATAERHHRSKLTLLPLVFLIYFEVAGGPYGAERAVRAAGPLFALLGFLAFPFAWGVPVSLVTAELAAALPGNGGFVVWADRAFGPLAGSLLGTWKYLSCVINLAAFPALVADYLGRVAPAVAVPGSRARTGTVLGMTVFLSFLNLTGLSIVGWGAVALGFVSLAPFVLMTAMAAPRTRPRRWAARVKGRKRDWRLFFNTLFWNLNYWDSASTMAGEVERPERTFPRALAVAVVLIAVSYLLPLMAAIGATDAPPETWENGYLADAAGIIGGRWLKYWTEAGAVLSSVGLFEAQLSSGAFQLLGMAELGLLPSVFARRGPGRSATPWVAVAASAAVSVAVSFLGFDDVVATANLLYSLGTLLEFAAFLWLRCRGRHAAALKRPYRVPLPLPALAAMCLVPSAFLAYVIAVAGWRVSAIAAGLTALGVGWHGVMRVCRSKKWLGFNTVVAAGPHLQLQDDPPAADRV